A section of the Spirochaetota bacterium genome encodes:
- a CDS encoding glycosyltransferase, with the protein MKIACIGNYVPRQCGIATFTRDLVSSMINNDKKNNIKADAYIIAMNDGDQNYDYPEEVKQVIRQEEQADYLKAAKYINFSDANVCLLQHEFGIFGGECGIYILPLIHRLNIPIIVTFHTILKEPTYSQKAIVHEIGKEAMKVVVMSNLAIDFLTDIYNVPKEKIALVEHGVPDISFTHSKHNKKKYNLENKKSLLTFGLLNRNKGIETVIQALPRVVEKHPEVIYIILGKTHPIVLRETGEEYRNYLKRLVEKNNLRNNVYFNDRYVTNEELFGYLSAVDIYVTPYLDETQITSGTLSYAVGAGTAVISTPYWHAKGLLADGRGKLFDFGDSNALADILNELLDKPSELLKLKKKAYRYGRKTIWPVIGIQYLKLISNSLKSYTCNKLKEEIIINPLSLPAFSITHVKRLTDDTGIIQHAKYSIPNLKEGYSLDDNARALLMTIMAYRQKKDQVALELLPVYLSFIHYMQNDDGTFKNFLSFSRDFLDDIGSEDTFGRTIWALGYLVQYAPNDAYFQIANEMFINAYPKFTKLKVLRGRANTIIGICHYLHRFTNDEGMNKVLSELINMIIDEYNRNKDSQWHWFEPRLLYDNGIIPLSLFHAYEITGDEKILEVAKESMEFLEKIIIRDGYFSLVGNEKWYVKGEECSQFAQQPVDAMAMVLMYYQAYVVTRDKIYINRMITSFMWFHGENDLRIPLYDFETNGCCDGLESYGVNRNQGAESTISYQIAHLSVLFAYEQEIRGVK; encoded by the coding sequence ATGAAGATTGCATGTATTGGTAATTATGTTCCACGGCAGTGCGGAATTGCAACATTTACCAGAGACCTGGTATCATCAATGATTAATAATGATAAGAAAAATAACATTAAAGCTGATGCCTATATAATTGCAATGAATGATGGAGATCAGAACTACGATTATCCGGAGGAGGTAAAGCAGGTAATTAGGCAGGAAGAACAGGCTGATTACCTAAAGGCTGCGAAGTATATCAATTTCAGTGATGCTAATGTCTGTCTACTACAGCATGAATTTGGAATTTTTGGCGGGGAATGTGGAATATACATTTTGCCCTTAATTCATAGGTTGAATATTCCAATAATTGTTACTTTTCATACTATATTGAAGGAACCAACCTACAGTCAAAAAGCAATTGTGCATGAGATCGGTAAAGAGGCAATGAAGGTCGTAGTAATGAGCAACCTGGCGATTGATTTTTTAACAGATATATACAATGTGCCTAAAGAGAAGATCGCTCTTGTTGAGCATGGTGTCCCTGATATTAGCTTTACGCATAGCAAGCACAATAAAAAAAAATATAATCTGGAAAACAAGAAATCCTTGCTCACCTTTGGACTTCTTAATAGAAATAAGGGCATAGAAACTGTTATTCAAGCATTGCCAAGAGTTGTGGAGAAGCATCCGGAAGTCATTTACATAATATTGGGCAAGACTCATCCTATAGTGTTAAGAGAAACGGGAGAGGAGTACAGGAATTATCTTAAACGCTTAGTGGAGAAGAATAATTTAAGGAATAATGTATATTTCAATGACCGTTATGTGACTAATGAGGAATTGTTTGGCTACTTATCTGCAGTTGATATATACGTCACACCCTATTTAGATGAGACACAGATAACAAGCGGTACTCTATCATATGCTGTAGGGGCTGGCACAGCAGTAATTTCCACCCCATACTGGCATGCAAAGGGACTTTTAGCAGATGGAAGGGGGAAACTATTTGATTTTGGAGACTCAAACGCGCTTGCTGATATTCTGAATGAATTATTAGACAAGCCTTCAGAATTGCTGAAGTTAAAGAAAAAAGCTTATAGATATGGTCGAAAAACGATCTGGCCTGTAATTGGAATTCAATATCTCAAGCTCATCTCAAATTCATTAAAATCATATACATGTAATAAGCTAAAGGAAGAGATAATTATCAATCCTTTATCACTGCCAGCCTTTAGCATTACCCATGTTAAGAGACTAACTGATGATACCGGCATTATTCAACATGCCAAATACAGCATCCCAAATCTAAAAGAGGGTTATTCCCTTGATGATAATGCCCGAGCCCTATTAATGACGATAATGGCTTACAGACAGAAGAAGGATCAGGTTGCGTTAGAGTTGTTGCCGGTCTATTTAAGTTTTATTCATTATATGCAAAATGATGATGGCACATTCAAAAACTTTTTGAGTTTTAGTAGGGATTTTCTTGATGATATCGGATCTGAAGATACCTTCGGTAGAACAATCTGGGCTCTAGGCTATCTTGTTCAATATGCGCCAAATGACGCATATTTCCAGATAGCTAATGAAATGTTTATTAATGCCTATCCAAAATTTACAAAATTGAAGGTTTTAAGGGGAAGGGCAAATACAATAATTGGAATTTGTCATTATCTACACCGTTTTACAAATGATGAAGGCATGAACAAGGTTCTTAGTGAGCTTATAAATATGATCATTGATGAGTATAATCGCAATAAGGATAGCCAATGGCATTGGTTCGAGCCAAGGCTTTTATATGACAATGGTATTATACCTCTCTCTCTATTTCACGCCTATGAGATTACCGGGGATGAGAAGATTCTAGAAGTTGCAAAGGAATCCATGGAATTTCTCGAAAAGATTATTATTAGAGATGGATATTTTTCACTGGTGGGTAATGAAAAATGGTATGTAAAGGGCGAGGAATGTTCCCAATTTGCTCAACAGCCGGTTGATGCCATGGCTATGGTATTGATGTATTATCAGGCCTATGTTGTAACCAGGGATAAGATCTACATTAATCGAATGATTACCTCCTTTATGTGGTTTCATGGTGAAAATGATTTGAGAATTCCATTATATGATTTTGAAACAAATGGATGTTGTGATGGTTTGGAGAGTTATGGCGTTAATAGGAATCAGGGTGCCGAGAGCACCATATCTTATCAAATAGCCCACTTATCTGTTCTTTTTGCATATGAGCAGGAGATACGAGGTGTAAAATAA